Genomic segment of Anaerosporomusa subterranea:
CAATACCGCGACGCAGTACTTCAATTTTGTCAATGCGCGGAGAGTGTACCGGGAAGGTCCGCTCAACGCCGACATTATAGGAAATGCGACGAACAGTAAAGTTCTCACGCAAACCGCCGCCTTTGCGGGTAATGACAACGCCTTCGTAAGCCTGAATCCGCTCGCGGGATCCCTCGACGACTTTTACATACACCCGCACCGTGTCTCCAGGACGAAATGTGGGGATGTCATTGCGGAGCTGTTCGCGCTCCAATACAGAAATAATGTCCATTACTTTCTTCCTCCTTATCAGATGTTCGTGCTTTGTTTTCAAAGTAGAGGACCACCTGTGTTGCACGATAAAAATTGTAACACACTAGCGACCATAAAAGCAAGTTATTCTTGCCGTAACCACCAGGGTTCGCCAAGGAGGCGATCCAGGATGATTGAAACAGCAGCTCTGACAGACAAATGGTTGTACTCGCCGCTGCCGAGAACCGGTTCTAAGATATGATCAAATTGCGCCATGACAGAACGTTCGATTCCCCAGCCGGTGCCAAACAGTAACAAGCACGGCCGCTTCTCTGTTGCTATTTTGGTTCGCAACGAAACATATGAAATACTATTGGCAAACTTTCTTGCATCAGTTGTCACAATATAGGGTGATTGCCCCTGTTCTTGCGTGATATACTGCACACACTCTGCAATGTTTCGGACCGTTTCCACCACCGATAAGGCGTCATGCCGATCCGGGTTGTACTGTGCTCCATAGCCTTGCCGCCAATAGCCCAAAACTTCATGAACTAGTTCTATTTGGCTCTCAAGCGGGTGGATGATAAAATAACGAGAAATATCATAAGTGCGCGCCGCCCGTGCGATATCGTGAATGTCGAAATTAGTAACCGCAGTAGCGACGATTTCATCATTTTTATTATAGATGGGGTGATGTAACAATCCGAGATAGACAGAACTCATATTAGCTCCCGTTACTCTCTGATAGTATTTCGGCAATCAGCTTAGCGTCTTCTTTAGACAATTCTTTGTACTGCAATAAATCCGGCCGACACTCCAGAGTAATCCTCAGTGATTGTTTCCGCCGCCAGCGGTCAATTTTGGCGTGATCGCCTGAAAGCAATACCTCAGGAACTTCCCAGCCTTTAAACTCGCGTGGACGGGTGTATTGCGGATATTCTAGCAAACCATTGTAAAACGAATCATGTTGTGCGGCGTCATCTGCCCCTAGCACGCCAGGAAGCATCCGCGCAACAGAATCAACGATAACCATTGCAGGCAGTTCGCCGCCTGTCAACACATAATCGCCGATCGAAATACTCTCGTCAATCACATGCTCACGGATACGATCATCAATGCCTTCATAGTGACCGCAGAGGATGATGAGTTGGTCAAACTGAGCGAGTTCTTTGGCTTTATGCTGTGTGAAAGTAGCTCCGCCAGGAGAAGTCAAAATAATTCTCCGGTTTGCCGTTAGAGCATGTTGTTTACAATGTTCCACCGCGTAAAATAGCGGATCGGGCTTCATGACCATGCCAGAACCGCCGCCAAAAGGCGAATCATCTACTATTTTATGCTTATCCAACGCAAAATCACGTGGATTGGTAACATGAATATTGAGGATATCCGAATCACAAGCACGCTTTATAATGCTATGTCCGAACGGGCCGTCGAACATTTCTGGAAATAGAGAAATGACGTCAATCTTCATCAGAATCCCATTCTTCGGGCCGCTGGATGACCATACGCCGGTTGGCTACATCCATAGTAGCGACAATTTTCTTCAATGCAGGTACCAACAATGGACGGTTGTCTGGGCGCTCGACGACATAAACGTCATTGCTGCCTGTCTCGATAACATCGTCGATTTTGCCAAGTAGATTTCCATCAACTGAATAGACATCCATTCCAATGATATCAAAAACATAGAACTCGCCTTCTTGAAGCGGTACGAGATCTTGGCGGTGTACATGTAGCAATTGACCGCGAAGCTCTTCCACCGCATTACGGTCATCGAATCCGCGAAACTTCAACAGCAGAAACTGTTTGTGAAATTTGGCTGTCTCGATTGGAAGTGAGCGTTTCTCGCCTACTAACACACTTTTCATAGTGAGAAACCGGTCTGGGAAATCGGTCAGGGGAGTAACACGAACGTCACCCCGCACGCCGTGCGGGGCAACAATTTTACCAATTACAATTAATTCTTGAGACATGGCTAGCTACGAAAAGCGATGACTTTGCCGTCTTCGACAAGTATCTCAGAGGCCATCATCTGATGCAAGTTGTCGCCCACAGAGACGGTCAAAACTCGTTCAACATTGCCTTGAACGATCTCTGAGCCAATTTCAAGCTGAGCGGTTTCTTTCAGCTTTTCAAGCATGTGACCCTTGAAATCCAGCCGTTTCTGTTTTTCGGCATCAACTTGTTGGCGAATAGCAGTCAGCCCCTGAACATCCTGCTTCACCTGCTCGGTCATAATGCGTTTGGCATGAAAATCAATTTGCTGCAGTTCCATATCAGCCTTATGAATAGCTTCTTGAATCTCTGTAGCTAATTGTTTCTTCAAGCCCTCAGTCACTTTGGCTTTGACGGTAATCGGGCAGATTAATGTTACGTTGTCCATTCCACTTCCCCCTTAAACAATTTCAACTGTAGCTTTTTTGTTTTCACGGGTAGCGGCGGCTTTTACGACAGTACGGATTGCTTTGGCAATTCTGCCTTGCTTTCCGATAACCTTTCCCATATCCTCAGACGCCACACGCAATTCATATACAGTGGTGTCTCCTTCGTCATTAGCCAAAACTGTCACATCAGCCGGGTTCTTTACCAATGCCTTTGCGATGACTTCAACCAGCTCTTTCACTCAGAATCACGCTTCCTTCTTCGTGCGCTTGACTTCATCCCATTTTTTCATTACGCCGATTTTGCTGAAAAGGGATTTCACAGTGTCGGTTGGTTGCGCACCCTTTTGCAGCCATTCAATAGCTTTTTCCTCATCAATATTGATGACTGCGGGTTCTTTAGTCGAATCGTAGTTGCCCAAGTTTTCAATAAAGCGACCATCACGCGGGGAGCGGGAATCGGCAACAACCACGCGATAGAACGGATTTTTCTTGGCGCCCATACGCATCAAACGGATTTTAACTGCCATGCTGTTCACCTCCTTTATAGAATATCCTAGCTGGTAATAACTTATTTCATAAACGGCAGGCGAAAACCACTAAGTTTCTTGCCGCTCTTTTGCATTTCCTGAAATCGTTTCATCATTTTTCTGGCTTCCGCATATTGTTTAAGCAGTCTGTTGACATCCTGGACTTTTGAGCCACTGCCAAGAGCAATACGCTTACGTCGGCTGCCATTGATAATCGTATGATCACGCCGTTCTTTACGGGTCATAGATCGGATAATCGCTTCAGTACGCTTCAGCTCTTTTTCATCCAGTTCGGCGCCTTCAAGTTTTTTGCTCAGTCCGCCCATACCGGGGATCATGCTGAGAATTTGCTCCATCGAACCAAGCTTTTTGACCTGTTGAAGCTGTTCGAGAAAATCATCAAGAGTAAACGCATCTTTGCGAAGCTTCTCTTCCATTTCACGAGCTTTGTCAATGTCAACAGCCGCTTGCGCCTTTTCAATTAAGCTAAGTACATCACCCATACCCAAGATGCGTGAAGCCATGCGATCAGGGTGAAAGGGTTCCAGTGCTTCAGCTTTCTCGCCCATGCCGACAAATTTAATCGGACATCCGGTTACTGCCTTGATGGAAAGGGCGGCACCGCCGCGGGCATCTCCATCAAGTTTTGTTAAGATAACTCCGTCAAGACCTAGACGGCCATTAAAGGTTTCAGCAACTGAAACCGCATCCTGACCTGTCATCGCGTCAACGACTAGCAGTATTTCGTGAGGCTTAGCCTGTTGTTTGATGTTAGCCAGCTCATCCATTAACTCATCATTAATATGTAGCCGACCTGCTGTATCAATAATTACGACGTCTCGCCCAAGCGAGATCGCGTGTTCGACACCTTTTTTCGCAATAGTAACAGGGCTTTCTTTATCGCCAAGTGAAAAAACCGGCGTTCCCAGCCTCTCGCCTACTACCTGCAATTGCTTGATGGCTGCAGGACGATAAATATCAGCCGCAATGAGCAATGGACGTTTGTTCTGCTTGATGAGCATGTGAGCTAATTTCCCTGCAGTAGTGGTTTTCCCTGCCCCCTGCAAGCCAACTAGCATAATTACTGTTGGCGGTCGGGACGAAATGGTGATGCGGCTTTGTGTTCCGCCCATTAAAGCGGTCAGTTCTTCATTGACAATTTTTATCACATGTTGAGCCGGAGTCAGGCTGGACATGACTTCTAGCCCGACTGAGCGTTCTTTTACCTTGGCAACAAAATCTTTGACGACTTTAAAGTTAACGTCTGCTTCTAATAAAGCCAAGCGGACTTCACGCATTGCATCGGCTACATCAGCTTCAGATAATTTGCCGCGTCCACGCAACTTTTTAAATGTCGCTTGCAGTTTATCTGCAAGTCCTTCAAAAACCATTATTCTGCCACCCTTTCTTCAGTCAGCAGAGAACGTATCGCGTCTTTCGCAGCGAGTAGCTGCGGTTCTCGCTTGTATGTGT
This window contains:
- a CDS encoding RNA methyltransferase, coding for MSSVYLGLLHHPIYNKNDEIVATAVTNFDIHDIARAARTYDISRYFIIHPLESQIELVHEVLGYWRQGYGAQYNPDRHDALSVVETVRNIAECVQYITQEQGQSPYIVTTDARKFANSISYVSLRTKIATEKRPCLLLFGTGWGIERSVMAQFDHILEPVLGSGEYNHLSVRAAVSIILDRLLGEPWWLRQE
- the rimM gene encoding ribosome maturation factor RimM (Essential for efficient processing of 16S rRNA) codes for the protein MSQELIVIGKIVAPHGVRGDVRVTPLTDFPDRFLTMKSVLVGEKRSLPIETAKFHKQFLLLKFRGFDDRNAVEELRGQLLHVHRQDLVPLQEGEFYVFDIIGMDVYSVDGNLLGKIDDVIETGSNDVYVVERPDNRPLLVPALKKIVATMDVANRRMVIQRPEEWDSDED
- the rplS gene encoding 50S ribosomal protein L19, whose translation is MDIISVLEREQLRNDIPTFRPGDTVRVYVKVVEGSRERIQAYEGVVITRKGGGLRENFTVRRISYNVGVERTFPVHSPRIDKIEVLRRGIVRRAKLYYLRNLTGKAARIKEKR
- a CDS encoding YlqD family protein, with amino-acid sequence MDNVTLICPITVKAKVTEGLKKQLATEIQEAIHKADMELQQIDFHAKRIMTEQVKQDVQGLTAIRQQVDAEKQKRLDFKGHMLEKLKETAQLEIGSEIVQGNVERVLTVSVGDNLHQMMASEILVEDGKVIAFRS
- the ffh gene encoding signal recognition particle protein; protein product: MVFEGLADKLQATFKKLRGRGKLSEADVADAMREVRLALLEADVNFKVVKDFVAKVKERSVGLEVMSSLTPAQHVIKIVNEELTALMGGTQSRITISSRPPTVIMLVGLQGAGKTTTAGKLAHMLIKQNKRPLLIAADIYRPAAIKQLQVVGERLGTPVFSLGDKESPVTIAKKGVEHAISLGRDVVIIDTAGRLHINDELMDELANIKQQAKPHEILLVVDAMTGQDAVSVAETFNGRLGLDGVILTKLDGDARGGAALSIKAVTGCPIKFVGMGEKAEALEPFHPDRMASRILGMGDVLSLIEKAQAAVDIDKAREMEEKLRKDAFTLDDFLEQLQQVKKLGSMEQILSMIPGMGGLSKKLEGAELDEKELKRTEAIIRSMTRKERRDHTIINGSRRKRIALGSGSKVQDVNRLLKQYAEARKMMKRFQEMQKSGKKLSGFRLPFMK
- a CDS encoding KH domain-containing protein; protein product: MKELVEVIAKALVKNPADVTVLANDEGDTTVYELRVASEDMGKVIGKQGRIAKAIRTVVKAAATRENKKATVEIV
- the trmD gene encoding tRNA (guanosine(37)-N1)-methyltransferase TrmD, yielding MKIDVISLFPEMFDGPFGHSIIKRACDSDILNIHVTNPRDFALDKHKIVDDSPFGGGSGMVMKPDPLFYAVEHCKQHALTANRRIILTSPGGATFTQHKAKELAQFDQLIILCGHYEGIDDRIREHVIDESISIGDYVLTGGELPAMVIVDSVARMLPGVLGADDAAQHDSFYNGLLEYPQYTRPREFKGWEVPEVLLSGDHAKIDRWRRKQSLRITLECRPDLLQYKELSKEDAKLIAEILSESNGS
- the rpsP gene encoding 30S ribosomal protein S16 — encoded protein: MAVKIRLMRMGAKKNPFYRVVVADSRSPRDGRFIENLGNYDSTKEPAVINIDEEKAIEWLQKGAQPTDTVKSLFSKIGVMKKWDEVKRTKKEA